A single genomic interval of Dyella terrae harbors:
- the speA gene encoding biosynthetic arginine decarboxylase, with the protein MSKHWNIEAARHTYAVPHWGDGYVDVDAKGHIVMRPHGASGPSLSLPEIVDRARAEGLRLPLLVRFPDILADRLKRLQDAFAKAIGEWNYPAGYTAVYPIKVNQQRGVAGELVAAGEHGFGLEAGSKPELMAVLAMARPGSVVICNGYKDREYIRLALIGRKLGLRVHIVIEKLSELDHVFTEAKALDVEPLLGVRVRLASIGAGKWQNTGGDKGKFGLSPNQVLTLVRRLEQAGLMHTLKLQHFHMGSQISNVRDIAAGMREATRYFVELRRMGVPLDIVDVGGGLGVDYEGSRSRSHNSINYSIEQYASTIVQSLAEAVAEEGLDAPHIITEAGRAMTAHHAVMVVNVTEVEEVPAGTIPPARNDEPAVLRRLRETYDELGSRPALELFHEAQHHLAEGQTLYALGQLPLADRAQLDEMYYAIANAVRTRLLPAERSHRQALDELDEKLVDKYFVNFSVFESVPDIWAIEQIFPIAPIARLDEEPTRRGVIVDLTCDSDGRIDHYVDAEGVDVSLPLHAMKDNESYRLGIFMVGAYQETLGDIHNLFGDTDAVNVRVDGDSYVFAHRRRGDTTDLMLDYVGYDLNVLRDSYRERIATAGIGGEEATALFAALDGGLTGYTYLAE; encoded by the coding sequence ATGTCGAAGCACTGGAATATTGAGGCTGCCCGTCACACTTACGCCGTCCCGCACTGGGGCGATGGTTACGTGGACGTGGACGCCAAGGGCCACATCGTCATGCGCCCGCACGGCGCCAGCGGCCCGAGCCTCTCGCTCCCAGAGATCGTCGATCGCGCGCGCGCCGAAGGGCTGCGCCTGCCGCTGCTCGTGCGTTTCCCCGACATCCTGGCCGACCGTCTCAAGCGCCTGCAGGACGCTTTCGCCAAGGCCATCGGCGAATGGAACTATCCGGCCGGCTATACGGCTGTCTATCCGATCAAGGTGAACCAGCAGCGCGGCGTCGCCGGTGAGCTGGTGGCCGCGGGTGAGCATGGTTTCGGCCTCGAAGCCGGTTCCAAGCCCGAGCTGATGGCCGTGCTCGCCATGGCGCGCCCGGGTAGCGTGGTGATCTGCAACGGTTACAAGGACCGCGAGTACATCCGCCTGGCCCTGATCGGCCGCAAGCTCGGCCTGCGCGTGCACATCGTCATCGAGAAGCTCTCCGAACTCGACCACGTGTTCACCGAAGCGAAGGCCCTTGATGTCGAGCCGCTGCTGGGCGTGCGCGTGCGCCTGGCTTCCATTGGCGCCGGCAAGTGGCAGAACACCGGTGGCGACAAGGGCAAGTTCGGCTTGTCGCCGAACCAGGTGCTGACGCTGGTGCGTCGCCTGGAGCAGGCTGGCCTGATGCACACGCTCAAGCTGCAGCATTTCCACATGGGCTCGCAGATTTCCAACGTGCGCGACATCGCCGCGGGCATGCGCGAAGCCACGCGTTATTTCGTGGAGCTGCGCCGCATGGGCGTGCCGCTGGACATCGTCGACGTGGGCGGTGGCCTGGGCGTGGATTACGAGGGCTCGCGCTCGCGCAGCCACAACTCGATCAATTACTCGATCGAGCAGTACGCCTCCACCATCGTCCAGTCGCTGGCCGAAGCCGTGGCCGAGGAAGGCCTGGACGCGCCGCACATCATCACCGAAGCGGGCCGCGCGATGACCGCGCACCACGCGGTGATGGTCGTCAACGTCACGGAAGTCGAAGAAGTGCCTGCTGGCACCATTCCGCCGGCCCGCAACGACGAACCGGCCGTGCTGCGCCGCCTGCGCGAAACCTACGATGAACTGGGCAGCCGCCCGGCGCTGGAGCTGTTCCACGAAGCCCAGCATCACCTCGCGGAAGGCCAGACCCTGTACGCCCTGGGCCAGCTGCCGCTGGCCGATCGCGCGCAGCTGGACGAGATGTACTACGCGATCGCCAACGCCGTGCGCACCCGCCTGCTGCCGGCCGAGCGCTCGCATCGCCAGGCGCTGGACGAGCTGGACGAGAAGCTGGTCGACAAGTACTTCGTCAACTTTTCGGTGTTCGAGTCGGTGCCGGATATCTGGGCGATCGAGCAGATCTTCCCGATCGCACCGATCGCGCGACTCGACGAAGAACCCACCCGTCGCGGCGTGATCGTCGATCTCACCTGCGATTCGGACGGCCGCATCGATCACTACGTCGATGCCGAAGGCGTGGACGTGAGCCTGCCGCTGCACGCCATGAAGGATAACGAGAGCTACCGCCTCGGCATCTTCATGGTCGGCGCGTATCAGGAAACCCTGGGCGACATCCACAATCTGTTCGGTGATACCGATGCAGTGAACGTGCGCGTCGACGGCGATTCGTATGTTTTCGCGCATCGCCGTCGCGGCGACACCACCGACCTGATGCTCGATTACGTCGGCTACGACCTCAACGTACTGCGCGACAGTTACCGCGAACGCATCGCCACCGCCGGCATCGGCGGCGAAGAGGCGACGGCGCTGTTTGCCGCGTTGGATGGCGGGTTGACGGGTTACACCTACCTGGCGGAGTGA
- the speE gene encoding polyamine aminopropyltransferase, with protein MSQLSWFTEAHQASGSSIGYRVEKLLHAEKTPFQTIEIYQTTDWGNLMVIDGCVMLTSRDNFLYHEMMTHPALFTHARAKRVVIIGGGDCGTLREVLKHEEVESAVQVEIDERVTRLAEQYFPELCDSNNDPRAELLFIDGIKYMAEAEPESLDLIIVDSTDPVGPAEGLFNAAFYASCYKALRHGGILVQQSESPLAHIELIKSMRSAMRTAGFNAVKTLPFPQPCYPTGWWSCTMARKGGDLAGFRERGAISKNFPTKYYNAEVHKGALAQPEFMREQLGE; from the coding sequence ATGTCGCAGCTCAGCTGGTTCACCGAAGCCCACCAGGCTTCCGGCTCCTCCATCGGTTACCGCGTGGAGAAGCTGCTTCATGCCGAGAAGACCCCGTTCCAGACCATCGAGATCTACCAGACCACCGACTGGGGCAATCTGATGGTCATCGACGGCTGCGTCATGCTGACCAGCCGCGACAACTTCCTGTACCACGAGATGATGACCCACCCGGCGCTGTTCACCCATGCGCGCGCCAAGCGCGTGGTGATCATCGGCGGCGGTGATTGCGGCACGCTGCGTGAAGTGCTCAAGCACGAGGAAGTCGAGTCCGCCGTGCAGGTGGAAATCGACGAGCGCGTGACGCGCCTGGCCGAGCAGTACTTCCCGGAACTGTGCGATTCCAACAACGATCCGCGCGCCGAGCTGCTGTTCATCGACGGCATCAAGTACATGGCCGAAGCCGAGCCGGAATCGCTGGACCTGATCATCGTCGACTCGACCGACCCGGTGGGCCCGGCCGAAGGCCTGTTCAACGCCGCCTTCTACGCCAGCTGCTACAAGGCCCTGCGCCACGGCGGCATCCTGGTGCAGCAGAGCGAATCGCCGCTGGCCCACATCGAACTGATCAAGTCGATGCGCTCGGCCATGCGCACTGCCGGCTTCAATGCCGTGAAGACCTTGCCGTTCCCGCAGCCGTGCTATCCGACCGGCTGGTGGAGCTGCACCATGGCCCGCAAGGGCGGCGACCTGGCCGGCTTCCGCGAGCGCGGCGCCATCAGCAAGAACTTCCCGACGAAGTACTACAACGCTGAAGTGCACAAGGGCGCGCTGGCGCAGCCGGAATTCATGCGCGAGCAGCTCGGCGAGTGA
- a CDS encoding antitermination protein NusB produces the protein MMADARAPWFVGWGTLALINAGLAQGKNRSGLLWFLLSLVLGPIATLILVVMPKVRPTLF, from the coding sequence ATGATGGCGGACGCGCGTGCGCCCTGGTTCGTGGGCTGGGGCACCCTTGCACTGATCAATGCGGGCCTGGCCCAGGGGAAGAATCGCAGCGGATTGCTGTGGTTTCTGCTGTCGCTGGTACTGGGACCGATAGCGACGCTCATTCTGGTGGTGATGCCGAAGGTGCGGCCGACGCTTTTTTGA
- a CDS encoding ParA family protein, whose protein sequence is MLTVLVASSKGGCGKSTLVTQLASHWAQDGKNTAIVDADRQGSSFRWAARRADNVPGVLALEGGRRALDKIPSDTQRVLIDTPAGSHEKDLEPYLEQADVILVPALPSTFDMDATFAFLEHLQQIPRVKRGKLPVGVVGNRLKPWTNASQDAMTQLAEGSPFPVVAQLRDSQAYVLLTALGKGIFDYASENVRSHQEDWKQLLRWIKRQH, encoded by the coding sequence ATGCTGACGGTGCTGGTGGCAAGCAGCAAGGGCGGTTGCGGTAAGAGCACGCTGGTGACCCAGCTGGCTTCGCATTGGGCGCAGGACGGCAAGAACACGGCCATCGTGGATGCCGACCGCCAGGGTTCCAGTTTCCGCTGGGCCGCACGCCGCGCGGACAACGTTCCGGGCGTGCTTGCGCTGGAAGGCGGGCGCCGGGCGCTCGACAAGATTCCCTCCGACACGCAGCGCGTGCTGATCGATACGCCTGCCGGGTCCCACGAAAAGGACCTCGAACCCTATCTCGAACAGGCCGACGTGATCCTGGTGCCGGCGCTGCCGTCAACCTTCGACATGGACGCCACGTTCGCATTCCTGGAACACCTGCAGCAGATTCCGCGCGTCAAACGCGGCAAGCTGCCCGTAGGCGTGGTGGGCAATCGCCTCAAGCCCTGGACGAATGCCAGCCAGGACGCGATGACGCAGTTGGCGGAAGGGTCGCCCTTCCCCGTGGTGGCGCAATTGCGCGACAGCCAGGCCTACGTATTGTTGACCGCCCTGGGCAAGGGCATCTTCGACTACGCCTCGGAAAATGTCCGCAGTCACCAGGAAGACTGGAAACAGCTGCTGCGCTGGATCAAGCGTCAGCATTGA
- a CDS encoding SixA phosphatase family protein produces MHELILLRHAEAQPAQAGGDDMGRRLSGRGEQEAKEAGKWLASHGARPDRVLCSPSERTRATATLALQALKNAPGMQLADEIYDATPGELLALLDQHGDAGTVMLVGHNPGIERLVALLVEGRSDEFRGMPPAGLAVLHLETPLEPGIARLDAFWSP; encoded by the coding sequence ATGCATGAACTCATCCTCTTGCGTCACGCCGAAGCCCAGCCCGCACAGGCCGGTGGTGACGACATGGGCCGGCGACTGAGCGGGCGTGGCGAGCAGGAGGCGAAAGAGGCCGGTAAGTGGCTCGCCTCGCATGGCGCCAGGCCGGATCGCGTGCTGTGCTCCCCTTCAGAGCGAACGCGCGCAACGGCCACGCTGGCGCTGCAGGCCCTGAAGAACGCACCCGGCATGCAGCTTGCCGACGAGATCTACGATGCCACCCCGGGCGAGCTGCTGGCGTTGCTCGACCAACACGGCGATGCAGGAACCGTCATGCTGGTTGGCCACAATCCGGGCATCGAACGCCTGGTGGCCCTGCTGGTCGAGGGTCGCTCGGATGAATTCCGCGGTATGCCACCCGCGGGCCTGGCGGTTCTCCACCTGGAGACCCCGCTTGAACCGGGCATTGCCCGTCTGGATGCCTTCTGGTCGCCGTGA
- a CDS encoding YceI family protein has protein sequence MKHLLARFIVALLLPASTCLHAADYRIDPAQSHADFGVRLFWLTTINGRFEHIDGDITLSAQRDAAVVNARITVDSITMSSDRFRRWVLAPEFFDAEHYPTIHFVSEPVMLAALRDGGELFGELTIRGVSRPAHFQLVSAPCVQGKPYECEIEVRGSIQRSDFGMTGHRTALSDKVDLGMTIRLAPPMEN, from the coding sequence GTGAAACACTTGCTCGCCCGCTTCATCGTTGCACTGCTCCTTCCCGCATCCACCTGTCTTCACGCCGCCGACTACCGCATCGACCCCGCGCAGTCGCATGCGGATTTCGGCGTACGACTGTTCTGGCTGACCACCATCAACGGCCGCTTCGAACACATCGATGGCGACATCACGCTGAGTGCCCAGCGCGATGCCGCCGTGGTCAACGCGCGGATCACCGTCGACAGCATCACGATGAGTTCCGACCGTTTTCGCCGCTGGGTGCTGGCACCGGAGTTCTTCGACGCGGAGCACTACCCCACCATCCATTTCGTCTCCGAACCGGTGATGCTGGCGGCCTTGCGCGACGGCGGCGAACTGTTTGGCGAACTGACCATTCGGGGCGTGAGCCGACCAGCACATTTCCAGTTGGTGTCGGCGCCATGCGTGCAGGGCAAACCCTACGAATGCGAAATCGAAGTACGCGGTTCCATCCAGCGCAGCGACTTTGGCATGACGGGACACCGCACCGCGCTGTCGGACAAGGTCGACCTGGGCATGACCATCCGGCTGGCGCCACCGATGGAAAATTAA
- a CDS encoding M28 family peptidase, protein MYHAAKAHIHAFERIAREHGNDRSDGSPGFEASAAYVETVLRQAGYRPWRQYFHYVGQKVHKKRAATNVPQLAQVLNRPVAGTPATPAGGIRTLVASLGPHDGCHASDWEGRNVRDTILLMPLTRSTQCSLNAQLIGARQHGALAVVTYVADSNRAEPYEGLGDDGSGALPATIITGTDAHRLNAALERGKVTMHLDLASTQTTLRSFNVLAEKVGSTGGKMFMAGAHLDSVPDSPGVEDNAAGSALVLASAVSLANLRHPQTLRFAWWGAEEVGLEGSRHFVAQLTPLRQARLAGYFNFDAVASPNPIIGVYETGRHDSASLALRRAFTVHFDRTDQAWIPCRNVPRSSDSAAFLEAGIPVGGLCAFGDHGTKTLEEQQLFGGESGQPYSSTSHTPQDDLDHISWDAVRTFAPAVRQALDTLANDG, encoded by the coding sequence TTGTATCACGCGGCCAAAGCACACATTCACGCGTTCGAACGCATCGCACGTGAGCACGGAAACGATCGATCCGATGGCTCGCCCGGTTTCGAAGCGTCCGCAGCATACGTCGAGACGGTGCTTCGCCAGGCCGGTTACCGGCCCTGGCGCCAGTATTTCCATTACGTTGGCCAGAAGGTGCACAAGAAACGCGCGGCAACCAATGTTCCCCAACTAGCACAGGTGTTGAATCGCCCGGTTGCCGGAACCCCTGCCACGCCCGCGGGTGGGATCAGGACACTCGTCGCCAGCCTTGGTCCGCATGACGGGTGCCATGCGTCCGACTGGGAGGGTAGGAACGTGCGGGATACGATCCTTCTGATGCCTCTCACCCGTAGCACGCAGTGCAGTCTGAACGCCCAGCTGATCGGCGCCAGGCAGCACGGCGCGCTTGCCGTCGTCACCTATGTCGCGGATTCGAATCGCGCGGAGCCCTACGAGGGCCTGGGCGACGACGGATCCGGAGCGCTTCCGGCAACCATCATCACCGGCACCGATGCGCATCGCCTCAATGCCGCCTTGGAACGCGGCAAGGTCACCATGCATCTGGACCTGGCATCCACGCAGACGACGCTTCGCTCGTTCAATGTTCTTGCGGAGAAGGTCGGGAGCACGGGAGGCAAGATGTTCATGGCCGGTGCGCACCTGGATAGCGTCCCGGATTCTCCAGGCGTCGAAGACAACGCTGCAGGAAGCGCCTTGGTGCTTGCGTCGGCGGTATCGCTGGCAAACCTTCGCCACCCACAGACGCTTCGATTTGCCTGGTGGGGTGCAGAAGAAGTTGGGCTTGAAGGCTCTCGCCACTTTGTTGCCCAACTGACGCCTCTACGCCAGGCGCGCCTGGCGGGCTACTTCAATTTCGATGCCGTAGCATCGCCAAATCCCATCATCGGCGTTTACGAAACGGGTCGGCACGATTCGGCCAGCCTTGCATTACGACGTGCGTTTACCGTTCATTTCGACCGGACCGACCAGGCATGGATCCCTTGTCGCAACGTTCCACGAAGTTCCGACAGCGCAGCGTTTCTTGAAGCTGGCATACCCGTGGGAGGCCTTTGTGCCTTCGGCGACCACGGCACCAAAACCCTCGAAGAGCAACAGCTCTTCGGCGGCGAATCAGGCCAACCCTATTCATCGACAAGTCACACGCCGCAGGACGATCTGGATCACATCTCCTGGGATGCGGTACGCACCTTTGCCCCGGCCGTGCGACAGGCACTGGACACGTTAGCCAACGACGGCTGA
- a CDS encoding phospholipase D-like domain-containing protein, whose product MRRLSVALSIAVVTMLLLTGCSVSHTAVRAADNAIVLGADRTSTCASDDHCAIPSPLMDEAHRVLTDSTDERPAHFVTLLGDSEAAMVARIHLIRAARTSIDIQTYIWDRDDAGDVILDELVQAAKRGVKVRILADQLFSFNDPRWLDQLAFAHANLQIRLYNPTFNEAQTSPVEFAAGIVCCFYKFNQRMHNKVLVADNVIGITGGRNYQNRYFDWDNDFDYVDRDVMVAGPAAQAMGASFELFWNHKRSVSLSRLRDINALLRKHEAQPWTTPVYAHPERVARVQAEAADTDWIEDYLLLPSFHTSHVEFFSDLPAKTEQPKERDAHEFTSNVMRMVGSAKREVLLQTPYLVMSKRAQTIFERLHKQPDPPRIIVSTNSLASTDAFAVYALSYKHRKRYLTEFGFEIYELKPHAIGPAQDNALSSSEDGPPVEDVPVTTKRESTRVAGSGGSGSSSARVIGTESRSSLSVKRNGKRNRPPPLISLGRRFGLHAKSIVVDDTFAMVGSHNFDPRSDHYNTEAGVIVYDNDFAQALRQSIMRDTQPENAWVIGPRQQSSLDSAMEDVSSSLPLFDFWPYRYATSYELKPGCTPMRPSDPAFLTCYTPVGDFPDVAGSPKSIYTRLITAFGAGVQGVL is encoded by the coding sequence ATGCGCCGGCTCAGTGTTGCCCTCTCCATCGCCGTAGTGACGATGCTGCTGCTCACCGGCTGCAGTGTGTCGCACACGGCTGTCAGGGCGGCGGACAACGCCATCGTGCTCGGCGCCGACCGCACGTCCACTTGTGCCAGCGACGATCACTGCGCGATCCCTTCGCCCCTGATGGATGAAGCCCATCGAGTCCTCACCGACTCCACGGACGAGCGCCCGGCACACTTCGTGACCCTGTTGGGTGACAGCGAAGCGGCGATGGTCGCGCGTATCCATCTGATTCGCGCGGCGCGCACCTCGATCGATATCCAGACTTATATCTGGGACCGCGACGATGCCGGTGACGTCATTCTCGATGAACTGGTGCAGGCCGCGAAGCGAGGCGTCAAGGTGCGCATCCTGGCCGACCAGCTGTTCTCGTTCAACGATCCGCGCTGGCTTGATCAACTGGCGTTCGCGCATGCGAACCTGCAGATTCGCCTGTACAACCCCACGTTCAATGAAGCGCAGACATCGCCGGTCGAATTCGCCGCCGGCATCGTGTGCTGCTTCTACAAATTCAACCAGCGCATGCACAACAAGGTGCTGGTCGCGGACAACGTCATCGGAATCACCGGCGGTCGCAACTACCAGAACCGCTACTTCGACTGGGACAACGACTTCGACTATGTCGATCGCGACGTCATGGTGGCCGGCCCCGCGGCGCAGGCCATGGGCGCGAGCTTCGAGCTGTTCTGGAACCACAAGCGCTCCGTGTCACTGAGCCGGCTTCGCGACATCAATGCGCTCCTGCGCAAGCACGAGGCGCAACCCTGGACCACTCCCGTGTACGCCCACCCCGAACGCGTCGCGCGCGTCCAGGCCGAGGCCGCCGATACCGACTGGATCGAGGACTACCTGCTGCTGCCCAGTTTTCATACGTCGCACGTGGAGTTCTTCAGTGACCTTCCGGCGAAGACGGAACAGCCCAAGGAACGCGACGCACACGAATTCACCTCCAACGTCATGCGCATGGTTGGCTCGGCCAAGCGCGAAGTGCTGCTGCAAACGCCCTACCTGGTGATGAGCAAGCGCGCGCAGACCATCTTCGAACGACTGCACAAGCAACCCGACCCGCCACGCATCATCGTCTCGACGAATTCGCTGGCCTCCACGGACGCCTTCGCGGTGTACGCGCTGTCGTACAAGCACCGCAAACGGTATCTCACGGAGTTCGGTTTCGAAATCTACGAGCTGAAGCCGCATGCCATCGGCCCTGCGCAGGACAATGCGTTGTCTAGCAGCGAGGATGGCCCGCCCGTGGAGGATGTGCCGGTGACAACCAAGCGCGAGTCCACCCGCGTGGCCGGTAGCGGCGGCAGCGGAAGTAGCAGTGCACGCGTGATCGGTACGGAAAGCCGCAGCAGCCTGAGCGTCAAGCGCAATGGCAAGCGCAACCGCCCGCCGCCGCTGATCAGCCTGGGCCGGCGCTTCGGCCTGCATGCGAAGTCCATCGTGGTCGATGACACCTTCGCCATGGTCGGCTCGCACAACTTCGACCCGCGCTCGGACCACTACAACACCGAAGCCGGCGTCATCGTGTACGACAACGATTTCGCGCAGGCACTGCGCCAGAGCATCATGCGCGACACCCAGCCGGAGAACGCCTGGGTCATCGGCCCGCGCCAGCAATCCTCGCTCGACTCGGCGATGGAGGATGTGTCCTCCTCGCTCCCGCTGTTCGATTTCTGGCCCTATCGCTACGCTACCAGCTACGAACTCAAGCCCGGCTGCACGCCCATGCGGCCCAGCGATCCGGCCTTTCTTACCTGCTACACGCCGGTGGGTGACTTTCCCGACGTGGCCGGATCGCCGAAGTCCATCTATACGCGCTTGATCACGGCATTCGGGGCGGGCGTGCAAGGCGTCCTGTAA
- a CDS encoding DUF6496 domain-containing protein has protein sequence MPEKRTRQAAARDKRQGKAPSTQAGEFVKEEIEHVREGKHGARSAKQAIAIGLSKARRAGVKVPVKRTASKTVRQRAAADEEAGAHPHKANPTRSRATKSALKREGHSAASTKALSAHAKKAASKRTAASRSAAAKKAARTKGAGGRAAAAKKAARTRAARSR, from the coding sequence ATGCCCGAGAAACGGACACGACAAGCGGCCGCGCGCGACAAGCGGCAGGGCAAAGCGCCGAGCACCCAGGCGGGTGAGTTCGTCAAGGAAGAAATTGAACACGTGCGCGAAGGCAAGCATGGTGCTCGTTCGGCCAAACAAGCCATCGCCATCGGTCTGTCGAAGGCACGGCGGGCCGGAGTGAAGGTGCCGGTCAAGCGCACCGCCAGCAAGACGGTGCGCCAGCGGGCTGCCGCGGATGAAGAGGCCGGGGCGCACCCGCACAAGGCCAATCCGACGCGATCGCGCGCCACCAAGAGTGCGCTCAAGCGCGAAGGTCACAGCGCCGCGTCCACGAAAGCCTTGTCAGCGCATGCAAAAAAAGCAGCCAGCAAACGCACGGCGGCATCGCGCTCCGCGGCAGCAAAAAAGGCGGCACGGACCAAGGGCGCAGGTGGGCGCGCGGCCGCGGCCAAGAAGGCCGCGAGAACACGGGCAGCACGATCTCGTTGA
- a CDS encoding YfbM family protein, which translates to MSMIGNFVALRPDKLAELKDDPEAIDAFIYPEDEAAIPHHLDVDKAWHAIHFVLNGEVWGGEGPLGQAVMGGEEIGDDIGYGPARFLTPGEVRDIAHALVHLSPAQFSERFNARALHEAEIYPQIWLTEGELARDFVVDHYRLMMDFYRDAAGRGDGALLFLN; encoded by the coding sequence ATGTCGATGATCGGGAATTTTGTCGCCCTGCGACCGGACAAACTGGCCGAGTTGAAAGACGATCCGGAAGCGATCGATGCCTTCATCTATCCCGAGGACGAGGCCGCCATTCCGCATCACCTTGATGTCGACAAGGCCTGGCATGCCATCCACTTCGTGCTGAATGGCGAGGTGTGGGGTGGTGAAGGCCCGCTCGGGCAGGCGGTGATGGGTGGGGAGGAAATTGGCGACGACATCGGCTACGGCCCGGCGCGCTTCCTGACGCCTGGCGAAGTGCGCGATATCGCGCACGCGCTCGTCCATCTTTCGCCCGCGCAATTCAGCGAGCGCTTCAATGCCCGCGCCTTGCACGAAGCGGAAATTTATCCGCAGATCTGGTTGACGGAAGGCGAGTTGGCGCGCGATTTCGTCGTCGATCACTATCGTCTGATGATGGACTTCTACCGCGACGCCGCCGGTCGCGGCGACGGCGCGCTGCTGTTCCTCAACTGA
- the glnA gene encoding type I glutamate--ammonia ligase → MSSVQQVLDLIQEHDVEFVDLRFADMLGKHHHVTYPAHAIDESTFEDGKMFDGSSIAGWKGINESDMILLPDADTAYLDPFSAHTQMVLHCDVLEPSTMQAYGRDPRSIAKRGEAFLKSTGIADTAFFGPEPEFFIFDSVRWQNDMGRVFYEIGSEEAAWSSRYKYEDNNTGHRPGVKGGYFPVSPVDSLGDLRADMCKVLESLGQVVEVHHHEVANAGQCEIGVKFNTLVKKADELMTMKYVIKNVAHQNGKTVTFMPKPIVGDNGSGMHVHQSLAKDGNNLFAGDLYGGLSQTALWYIGGIFKHAKAINAFANSTTNSYKRLVPGFEAPVMLAYSARNRSASCRIPYVSSPKGRRIEVRFPDPMNSGYLVFTALMMAGLDGIINKIDPGAPADKDLYDLPPEEEKNIPQVCASLDEALNALDKDREFLKAGGVFTDDFIDAYISVKMQEVTRYRASTHPLEFQMYYAL, encoded by the coding sequence ATGTCTTCCGTCCAGCAAGTGCTCGACCTGATCCAGGAACATGACGTCGAGTTTGTCGACCTGCGCTTCGCCGACATGCTTGGCAAGCACCACCATGTGACCTACCCGGCGCACGCCATCGACGAGAGCACCTTCGAAGACGGCAAGATGTTCGACGGTTCGTCCATCGCTGGCTGGAAGGGCATCAACGAGTCGGACATGATCCTGCTGCCCGACGCGGATACGGCCTACCTCGATCCGTTCAGCGCGCACACCCAGATGGTGCTGCATTGCGATGTGCTCGAGCCGAGCACCATGCAGGCCTACGGCCGTGACCCGCGTTCCATCGCCAAGCGCGGCGAAGCCTTCCTGAAGTCGACCGGCATCGCCGACACCGCCTTCTTCGGTCCGGAGCCGGAATTCTTCATTTTCGATTCCGTGCGCTGGCAGAACGACATGGGCCGCGTGTTCTACGAAATCGGCTCCGAAGAAGCCGCGTGGAGCTCGCGCTACAAGTACGAAGACAACAACACCGGCCACCGTCCGGGCGTGAAGGGCGGCTATTTCCCGGTCAGCCCGGTCGACTCGCTGGGCGACCTGCGCGCCGACATGTGCAAGGTGCTTGAGTCGCTGGGCCAGGTGGTGGAAGTGCATCACCACGAAGTCGCCAATGCCGGCCAGTGCGAGATCGGCGTGAAGTTCAACACGCTGGTGAAGAAGGCCGACGAACTGATGACCATGAAGTACGTCATCAAGAACGTCGCCCACCAGAACGGCAAGACCGTGACCTTCATGCCCAAGCCGATCGTCGGCGACAACGGCAGCGGCATGCACGTCCACCAGTCGCTGGCGAAGGACGGCAACAACCTGTTCGCCGGTGACCTGTACGGCGGCCTGAGCCAGACGGCGCTGTGGTACATCGGCGGCATCTTCAAGCACGCCAAGGCCATCAACGCGTTCGCCAACTCCACCACCAACAGCTACAAGCGCCTGGTGCCGGGCTTCGAAGCGCCGGTGATGCTGGCTTACTCGGCCCGCAACCGTTCGGCCAGCTGCCGCATTCCGTACGTGTCGAGCCCGAAGGGCCGTCGCATCGAAGTGCGCTTCCCCGATCCGATGAACTCCGGTTACCTGGTCTTCACCGCGCTGATGATGGCCGGCCTCGACGGCATCATCAACAAGATCGATCCGGGTGCGCCGGCCGACAAGGATCTCTACGACCTGCCGCCGGAAGAAGAGAAGAACATCCCGCAGGTCTGCGCCAGCCTCGACGAAGCGCTCAATGCGCTCGACAAGGACCGCGAGTTCCTCAAGGCCGGTGGCGTGTTCACCGACGACTTCATCGACGCCTATATCTCGGTGAAGATGCAGGAAGTCACGCGCTACCGCGCGAGCACCCACCCGCTGGAATTCCAGATGTACTACGCGCTCTGA